From Penaeus monodon isolate SGIC_2016 chromosome 6, NSTDA_Pmon_1, whole genome shotgun sequence, the proteins below share one genomic window:
- the LOC119573794 gene encoding cuticle protein 8-like, whose product MFKTVILLLAVAAMAMCRSADPYHPPYPETPAAYDFQYGVKDDLSGNNFGHEEARNGYNTKGQYFVLLPDGRLQTVQYTVNGDEGFVASVGYSNRR is encoded by the exons ATGTTCAAG ACTGTCATCCTGTTGCTCGCGGTGGCGGCTATGGCGATGTGCCGATCAGCCGACCCCTACCACCCTCCGTATCCCGAG ACCCCCGCAGCGTATGACTTTCAGTATGGGGTGAAGGATGACCTCAGCGGCAACAACTTCGGCCACGAGGAAGCGCGCAACGGTTACAACACCAAAGGACAGTACTTCGTCCTCCTCCCCGACGGGCGCCTGCAGACCGTCCAGTACACCGTGAACGGAGACGAAGGCTTTGTGGCCAGTGTCGGATACTCTAACCGTCGCTAA
- the LOC119574494 gene encoding 4-coumarate--CoA ligase-like isoform X1, with translation MLAQKSRLVHRLLSSSGRRSAARCSRGLASGGGIVPSPVPDLDLPAGNLVNYVFKDIAKWNDRIATECALTGRRYTYAQLHDRMARWSGMLRKLGVSKGDVVAMALPNSPEYPIVFFGALALGATVTTINITYTAEEIARQLEDSGAHVLVGEPFLTPTLDAALRLYKKPTHFVTNGPSSSPTAINLWQVLEDPSVPFVDPVALTGEESAVLPYSSGTTGPPKGVLTTHNGFSSHLPTVMHPYFTLEEGENQDVYMCVLPFFHIYGMGPIMTCGLHVGAKLLISAKFDPKTFVRDIHDHQVTVMHLVPTLLNFLLNSPTATPESLKSLRNVMCGAAPVPASAVAALKDKLGPSLLFQIGYGMTEVAVASKVPVKDERPGTIGQLLPNVTAKVVDVETGALLPPLADGEICIKTPSMMAGYHNNPAATAETIDAEGWLHTGDVGHYDHDGFFKIVDRTKELIKVKGLQVSPSELENILLQHPDVADAGVLGVPHDRMGEAPRAYIVTKKSIKEEDINNFLEPRVAPHKRLVGGIVFVSELPKSATGKLLRRELKKLA, from the exons ATGTTGGCACAGAAATCCCGTCTCGTTCACCGGCTGTTATCTTCGAGTGGACGCAG ATCGGCGGCCAGATGCAGCCGGGGTCTGGCGAGCGGAGGGGGCATCGTTCCCTCCCCTGTGCCTGACCTGGACCTTCCCGCGGGCAACCTTGTGAATTACGTCTTCAAGGACATAGCCAAATGGAACGACAGAATCGCCACA GAGTGTGCGCTGACGGGGCGCCGGTACACCTACGCGCAGTTGCATGACCGAATGGCACGTTGGTCTGGCATGCTAAGGAAGCTGGGCGTCAGCAAGGGGGACGTGGTAGCGATGGCTCTGCCCAACAGTCCCGAGTACCCGATCGTGTTCTTCGGCGCTCTCGCTCTCGGCGCCACCGTCACCACGATCAACATAACGTATACAGCCG AGGAGATCGCCCGTCAGCTCGAGGACAGCGGCGCCCACGTCCTCGTCGGAGAGCCCTTCCTCACCCCGACCTTAGACGCCGCACTCAGGCTGTACAAGAAGCCCACCCACTTCGTGACGAACGGCCCCTCCTCGTCACCCACGGCCATCAACCTGTGGCAAGTGCTCGAAGACCCCTCGGTGCCCTTCGTCGATCCCGTCGCA CTAACAGGGGAAGAGTCAGCTGTCCTCCCATACTCGAGCGGTACCACGGGGCCTCCCAAGGGCGTGCTCACCACACACAATGGGTTCTCGTCCCACTTACCCACCGTAATGCACCCTTACTTCACCCTCGAAGAAG GCGAAAACCAAGACGTGTACATGTGCGTCCTGCCGTTCTTCCACATCTACGGCATGGGGCCCATTATGACGTGCGGCCTCCACGTCGGCGCCAAGCTGCTCATCTCGGCCAAATTCGATCCCAAGACGTTTGTTAGAGATATTCACGACCATCAG GTGACCGTCATGCATTTAGTTCCGACGCTATTAAACTTCCTGCTGAACTCCCCGACGGCGACACCCGAGTCCCTCAAGTCCCTTCGAAACGTCATGTGCGGCGCCGCCCCCGTACCTGCGAGCGCCGTGGCCGCCCTCAAGGACAAGCTAGGACCCTCTCTGCTTTTCCAGATTG GCTACGGCATGACGGAGGTGGCGGTGGCAAGCAAAGTGCCGGTGAAGGACGAGCGCCCTGGCACCATCGGCCAGCTGCTGCCCAACGTGACTGCCAAGGTGGTGGACGTCGAAACGGGcgctctcctgcctcccctcgcCGACGGGGAGATCTGCATCAAGACCCCTTCG ATGATGGCCGGCTACCACAACAACCCCGCCGCCACCGCAGAGACCATTGACGCGGAGGGCTGGCTGCACACCGGCGACGTCGGACACTATGACCACGACGGCTTCTTCAAGATCGTTGACCGCACTAAGGAGCTCATCAAGGTCAAAGGTCTGCAG GTGTCGCCTTCGGAGTTGGAAAACATCCTTCTTCAGCATCCTGACGTGGCGGACGCTGGTGTCCTTGGTGTGCCGCATGACAGGATGGGCGAAGCACCCAGGGCCTACATCGTCACCAAGAAATCCATAAAAGAAGAGGACATTAACAA CTTCCTAGAGCCCAGAGTCGCGCCGCACAAGAGACTGGTGGGCGGCATCGTGTTCGTGAGTGAGCTTCCGAAATCTGCGACTGGAAAGCTGTTAAGAAGAGAGCTTAAGAAACTCGCCTAA
- the LOC119574494 gene encoding 4-coumarate--CoA ligase 1-like isoform X2 has protein sequence MARWSGMLRKLGVSKGDVVAMALPNSPEYPIVFFGALALGATVTTINITYTAEEIARQLEDSGAHVLVGEPFLTPTLDAALRLYKKPTHFVTNGPSSSPTAINLWQVLEDPSVPFVDPVALTGEESAVLPYSSGTTGPPKGVLTTHNGFSSHLPTVMHPYFTLEEGENQDVYMCVLPFFHIYGMGPIMTCGLHVGAKLLISAKFDPKTFVRDIHDHQVTVMHLVPTLLNFLLNSPTATPESLKSLRNVMCGAAPVPASAVAALKDKLGPSLLFQIGYGMTEVAVASKVPVKDERPGTIGQLLPNVTAKVVDVETGALLPPLADGEICIKTPSMMAGYHNNPAATAETIDAEGWLHTGDVGHYDHDGFFKIVDRTKELIKVKGLQVSPSELENILLQHPDVADAGVLGVPHDRMGEAPRAYIVTKKSIKEEDINNFLEPRVAPHKRLVGGIVFVSELPKSATGKLLRRELKKLA, from the exons ATGGCACGTTGGTCTGGCATGCTAAGGAAGCTGGGCGTCAGCAAGGGGGACGTGGTAGCGATGGCTCTGCCCAACAGTCCCGAGTACCCGATCGTGTTCTTCGGCGCTCTCGCTCTCGGCGCCACCGTCACCACGATCAACATAACGTATACAGCCG AGGAGATCGCCCGTCAGCTCGAGGACAGCGGCGCCCACGTCCTCGTCGGAGAGCCCTTCCTCACCCCGACCTTAGACGCCGCACTCAGGCTGTACAAGAAGCCCACCCACTTCGTGACGAACGGCCCCTCCTCGTCACCCACGGCCATCAACCTGTGGCAAGTGCTCGAAGACCCCTCGGTGCCCTTCGTCGATCCCGTCGCA CTAACAGGGGAAGAGTCAGCTGTCCTCCCATACTCGAGCGGTACCACGGGGCCTCCCAAGGGCGTGCTCACCACACACAATGGGTTCTCGTCCCACTTACCCACCGTAATGCACCCTTACTTCACCCTCGAAGAAG GCGAAAACCAAGACGTGTACATGTGCGTCCTGCCGTTCTTCCACATCTACGGCATGGGGCCCATTATGACGTGCGGCCTCCACGTCGGCGCCAAGCTGCTCATCTCGGCCAAATTCGATCCCAAGACGTTTGTTAGAGATATTCACGACCATCAG GTGACCGTCATGCATTTAGTTCCGACGCTATTAAACTTCCTGCTGAACTCCCCGACGGCGACACCCGAGTCCCTCAAGTCCCTTCGAAACGTCATGTGCGGCGCCGCCCCCGTACCTGCGAGCGCCGTGGCCGCCCTCAAGGACAAGCTAGGACCCTCTCTGCTTTTCCAGATTG GCTACGGCATGACGGAGGTGGCGGTGGCAAGCAAAGTGCCGGTGAAGGACGAGCGCCCTGGCACCATCGGCCAGCTGCTGCCCAACGTGACTGCCAAGGTGGTGGACGTCGAAACGGGcgctctcctgcctcccctcgcCGACGGGGAGATCTGCATCAAGACCCCTTCG ATGATGGCCGGCTACCACAACAACCCCGCCGCCACCGCAGAGACCATTGACGCGGAGGGCTGGCTGCACACCGGCGACGTCGGACACTATGACCACGACGGCTTCTTCAAGATCGTTGACCGCACTAAGGAGCTCATCAAGGTCAAAGGTCTGCAG GTGTCGCCTTCGGAGTTGGAAAACATCCTTCTTCAGCATCCTGACGTGGCGGACGCTGGTGTCCTTGGTGTGCCGCATGACAGGATGGGCGAAGCACCCAGGGCCTACATCGTCACCAAGAAATCCATAAAAGAAGAGGACATTAACAA CTTCCTAGAGCCCAGAGTCGCGCCGCACAAGAGACTGGTGGGCGGCATCGTGTTCGTGAGTGAGCTTCCGAAATCTGCGACTGGAAAGCTGTTAAGAAGAGAGCTTAAGAAACTCGCCTAA
- the LOC119573795 gene encoding uncharacterized protein LOC119573795 produces the protein MKASFGQTLIPQGLVLITLLLIFNVAIQTSSLAPAFNKPVSAKKKNTASEVERNSATPDVSNISAVSEVSGISGGSDVSKTSAASVISKRSAISDVIRKSDPVATTSQADPSDDLHRVFRKRREHLLEGCRRFNTSSDLPAAAWLTFLTIEAPGPLKVCVPTKVGSTSWQKLRERLKTANVSGLHPITAMQVRHPFSRLTSAYRDKYLNGAPIGNYNSGWQNLTGSTTGWDFKWLHYWFPALVTSGRIAPTARYLRVIEESLQVFRYISKRFKMDGKAMIFPDAKETEFDPHIYQIGTYMVANGRQVAIEGAAIEAYKGVMLDLIERHRNASFTFNEFLQFVVWSSDKGVIDQHWTPYTDLCFPCQQDYQYILHLEAASEESRVFLKDIGYPDEFRLTTEHRTKGLTENLNVSDIQYFKDVPPSLLEKVIKIYEKDFELFGYRKSLPL, from the exons ACCTCTAGTCTTGCGCCTGCTTTCAACAAGCCTGTGAgcgccaagaaaaaaaacaccgctTCTGAAGTAGAGAGGAACTCCGCCACTCCTGACGTCAGCAATATCTCTGCCGTTTCCGAAGTCAGCGGGATCTCAGGCGGTTCTGACGTCAGTAAGACCTCAGCCGCTTCTGTAATCAGCAAAAGATCAGCCATTTCTGATGTCATAAGGAAGTCAGACCCAGTAGCAACCACCAGCCAGGCTGACCCGAGCGACGACCTACACCGAGTGTTCCGAAAGCGCCGAGAACACCTTCTGGAGGGCTGTCGCCGGTTTAACACGAGCAGCGACTTACCTGCTGCAGCGTGGCTCACTTTCCTCACCATAGAAGCTCCTGGACCTCTTAAAGTGTGTGTTCCGACCAAG GTTGGATCGACATCATGGCAGAAGCTGAGGGAGCGACTCAAGACGGCAAATGTCTCGGGTCTTCATCCTATAACTGCTATGCAAGTCAGGCATCCTTTCTCTCGCCTCACCTCGGCATACAG agACAAGTACCTCAATGGAGCCCCTATAGGAAACTACAACAGCGGCTGGCAGAACCTGACTGGAAGCACCACTGGCTGGGACTTCAAGTGGCTTCATTACTGGTTTCCGGCACTAGTAACCTCGGGACGCATTGCACCAACAGCCAGGTACCTGAGGGTGATTGAGGAGAGCCTCCAGGTATTTAGGTACATCAGCAAACGCTTCAAGATGGATGGAAAAGCTATGATTTTCCCCGACGCCAAGGAGACTGAGTTCGACCCGCACATCTACCAAATTGGGACGTACATGGTCGCGAACGGGAGGCAGGTGGCCATTGAGGGCGCTGCCATCGAGGCCTACAAGGGCGTGATGCTCGACCTGATAGAGAGGCACCGCAATGCTTCCTTTACATTCAACGAATTCCTTCAGTTTGTCGTCTGGTCCAGTGACAAGGGAGTCATAGATCAACACTGGACGCCCTACACGGATCTTTGCTTCCCTTGTCAGCAGGATTATCAGTATATCCTTCACTTAGAAGCTGCTTCGGAAGAATCGAGGGTCTTTCTGAAGGACATCGGATACCCAGATGAATTTCGACTCACCACCGAACACCGGACAAAAGGACTTACAGAGAATCTTAACGTCTCGGATATTCAGTACTTTAAAGACGTACCACCAAGTCTGTTGGAAAAagttataaagatatatgaaaaagatTTTGAATTGTTTGGTTACAGGAAAAGTCTACCCTTGTAA